The following are encoded in a window of Streptomyces sp. 11x1 genomic DNA:
- a CDS encoding MFS transporter, translated as MTDLRASGAVTGTGVRSRPRAALPALCATQITSWGIVYYAFPVLNPQITAATGWSTTATTAAFSGALLISALTGIPVGRILDRRGPRTVMTTGSVLGVLAVLAVASAPNLIAFTAAWLLAGVAMAATFYQPAFAALTRWWGEDRIRALTIVTLAGGLASTAFAPLTAALAKHLSWRNTYAVLALVLALVTIPAHALALRGPWPPAPAPPSQRRTDNSTSVTRSRPFLMLATAMTLNSFAMYAVVIALVPLLITRGASPTAAAWALGLGGAGQTLGRTLYATLARRTGVTTRTVALITLGGATTAAFAVVTGPFPLLVGIAIVAGMVRGNLTLLQATAVTDRWGTTHYGSLSGLLAAPATIAAALAPFAGAALAGPLGGYPGLFTALALTSAVAALLTLGSDADCHS; from the coding sequence ATGACCGACCTCCGTGCCAGCGGGGCCGTCACCGGGACGGGGGTCCGGTCACGGCCCCGCGCCGCGCTGCCCGCCTTGTGCGCAACCCAGATCACCAGCTGGGGAATCGTCTACTACGCCTTCCCCGTCCTCAATCCGCAGATCACCGCCGCCACAGGCTGGTCGACCACAGCCACCACGGCAGCCTTCTCGGGCGCGCTCCTGATCTCTGCCCTCACCGGCATACCCGTCGGCCGCATCCTCGACCGTCGAGGACCACGCACCGTGATGACCACCGGGTCTGTCCTGGGCGTCCTAGCCGTGCTGGCCGTCGCCTCCGCACCCAACCTGATCGCCTTCACCGCCGCCTGGCTCTTGGCCGGCGTCGCGATGGCCGCCACCTTCTACCAGCCCGCCTTCGCCGCCCTCACCCGCTGGTGGGGCGAGGACCGCATCCGCGCCCTCACCATCGTCACCCTCGCCGGCGGCCTGGCCTCCACCGCATTCGCGCCCCTGACCGCCGCACTCGCCAAGCACCTGAGCTGGCGCAACACGTACGCCGTACTCGCCCTGGTCCTGGCCCTCGTAACCATCCCCGCCCACGCCCTCGCGCTACGAGGACCTTGGCCACCCGCCCCAGCACCACCGTCTCAACGGCGCACCGACAACAGCACCTCGGTGACCCGCAGCCGACCGTTCCTGATGCTCGCCACGGCAATGACCTTGAACAGCTTCGCCATGTACGCGGTCGTCATCGCCCTCGTACCCCTGCTGATCACCCGCGGCGCCAGCCCAACGGCTGCTGCCTGGGCCCTCGGCCTGGGCGGTGCGGGCCAGACCCTGGGCCGCACCCTGTACGCCACCCTCGCCCGGCGCACCGGCGTCACCACCCGCACCGTCGCCCTGATCACGCTCGGCGGCGCCACGACCGCCGCCTTCGCCGTGGTCACCGGCCCTTTTCCCTTGCTGGTCGGCATCGCGATCGTGGCCGGCATGGTGCGGGGCAACCTCACCCTCCTCCAGGCCACCGCCGTCACCGACCGCTGGGGCACCACCCACTACGGAAGCCTCTCCGGACTCCTGGCAGCCCCGGCCACCATCGCCGCCGCCCTGGCTCCTTTCGCGGGAGCCGCCTTGGCTGGACCCCTTGGCGGATACCCCGGCCTGTTCACTGCGCTCGCGCTGACCTCCGCCGTCGCAGCACTCCTCACCCTGGGAAGTGATGCGGACTGTCACAGCTAG
- a CDS encoding ArsI/CadI family heavy metal resistance metalloenzyme, translating into MTSRVQLALRVPDLEASVSFYTKLFGTEPAKLRDGYANFAITEPPLKLVLIEGTADEATRMDHLGVEVESTEAVRAATARLGEAGLATDVENDTTCCYALQDKVWVHGPGQEPWEVYVVKADADSLAKQQGSTCCTGTAAASGAGAKEPVAAGGCC; encoded by the coding sequence ATGACATCCCGCGTACAGCTCGCCCTCCGCGTCCCCGACCTCGAAGCGTCCGTGTCCTTCTACACGAAGCTCTTCGGCACCGAGCCCGCCAAACTCCGCGACGGCTACGCCAACTTCGCCATCACCGAGCCCCCGCTCAAGCTCGTCCTCATCGAAGGCACCGCGGACGAGGCGACCCGCATGGACCACCTCGGCGTCGAGGTCGAGTCGACCGAAGCGGTCCGCGCCGCCACCGCCCGCCTGGGCGAGGCCGGCTTGGCCACCGACGTGGAGAACGACACCACCTGCTGCTACGCCCTCCAGGACAAGGTCTGGGTCCACGGCCCCGGCCAGGAACCCTGGGAGGTGTACGTCGTCAAGGCCGACGCCGACTCCCTCGCCAAACAGCAGGGCAGCACCTGCTGCACCGGTACGGCCGCTGCCTCCGGCGCCGGCGCGAAGGAGCCGGTCGCCGCAGGCGGCTGCTGCTGA
- a CDS encoding metalloregulator ArsR/SmtB family transcription factor, whose product MMTSVDTDLIRVLADPLRLQIVTLLANEMLCTTHLVEETGARQTNLSNHLRVLREAGVVETEPCGRFTYYRLKPDVIASLASQFADLAESARTAAENKRACP is encoded by the coding sequence ATGATGACGTCAGTCGACACTGACCTGATCCGGGTGCTGGCCGACCCGCTCAGGCTCCAGATCGTGACCCTGCTCGCCAACGAGATGCTGTGCACCACCCACCTCGTGGAGGAGACCGGTGCCCGGCAGACCAACCTCTCCAACCACCTGAGAGTGCTGCGCGAGGCCGGAGTCGTCGAGACGGAACCGTGCGGCCGGTTCACCTACTACCGGCTCAAGCCCGACGTCATCGCCTCACTCGCCAGCCAGTTCGCCGACCTGGCCGAGTCCGCCCGCACCGCCGCCGAGAACAAGAGGGCCTGCCCATGA
- a CDS encoding arsenate reductase ArsC: MSDKPSVLFVCVHNAGRSQMAAAWLTHLAGDRVEVRSAGSNPGAGVNPAAVEAMAEVGIDISAEVPKMLTVDAVKESDVCITMGCGDTCPVFPGKRYLDWQLEDPAGQGVEAVRPIRDEIKVLVEGLIKEIAPEPQA, from the coding sequence ATGTCCGACAAGCCCTCCGTGCTGTTCGTCTGTGTCCACAACGCCGGCCGTTCCCAGATGGCCGCCGCGTGGCTGACCCACCTGGCCGGGGACCGTGTCGAGGTCCGTTCCGCCGGCTCCAACCCGGGCGCGGGCGTCAACCCGGCCGCCGTCGAGGCCATGGCCGAGGTCGGCATCGACATCTCCGCCGAGGTCCCGAAGATGCTCACCGTGGACGCGGTCAAGGAGTCCGACGTCTGCATCACCATGGGCTGCGGCGACACCTGCCCCGTCTTCCCCGGCAAGCGGTACCTCGACTGGCAACTGGAGGACCCGGCGGGCCAGGGCGTCGAGGCCGTCCGCCCGATCCGCGACGAGATCAAGGTGCTGGTCGAGGGCCTGATCAAGGAGATCGCGCCGGAGCCGCAGGCATGA
- the trxB gene encoding thioredoxin-disulfide reductase, whose protein sequence is MSTATGATAAENTPADIRNVIVIGSGPAGYTAALYTARASLKPLVFEGAVTAGGALVQTTEVENFPGFRDGIMGPELMENMRAQAERFGAELVPDDVVEVDLTGALKTVTDSAGTVHRAKAVIVATGSQHRKLGLPGEDDLSGRGVSYCATCDGFFFREHDIVVVGGGDTAMEEATFLSRFARSVTVVHRRDTLRASKTMQDRAFADPKISFAWNSAVAAIHEDGGKLAGLTLRDTATGETSHLPATGLFVAIGHDPRTDLVTGQLDLDGEGYLKVASPSTRTNIPGVFGAGDVVDHTYRQAITAAGSGCAAALDAERYLAALADTEQTPEPDKITAAV, encoded by the coding sequence ATGAGCACCGCGACCGGCGCGACCGCGGCCGAGAACACACCCGCGGACATCCGCAACGTCATCGTCATAGGCTCCGGCCCCGCCGGATACACCGCCGCCCTCTACACCGCCCGCGCCTCGCTCAAGCCCCTGGTCTTCGAGGGCGCGGTCACCGCCGGTGGGGCGCTGGTCCAGACGACCGAGGTGGAGAACTTCCCCGGCTTCCGCGACGGCATCATGGGCCCCGAGCTGATGGAGAACATGCGGGCCCAGGCCGAACGCTTCGGCGCCGAGCTGGTCCCGGACGACGTCGTCGAGGTCGACCTGACCGGGGCCCTCAAGACCGTCACGGACAGCGCGGGTACGGTCCACCGCGCCAAGGCCGTGATCGTGGCGACCGGCTCACAGCACCGCAAGCTGGGTCTGCCCGGCGAGGACGATCTCTCAGGCCGGGGTGTGTCGTACTGCGCGACCTGTGACGGCTTCTTCTTCCGCGAGCATGACATCGTCGTGGTCGGCGGCGGCGACACCGCGATGGAGGAAGCCACTTTCCTCTCCCGCTTCGCCCGCTCCGTCACCGTCGTCCACCGCCGCGACACCCTGCGCGCGTCCAAGACCATGCAGGACCGCGCGTTCGCCGACCCGAAGATCTCCTTCGCCTGGAACAGCGCGGTCGCCGCGATCCACGAGGACGGCGGCAAGCTCGCCGGGCTCACCCTGCGCGACACCGCCACCGGCGAGACCTCGCATCTCCCGGCCACGGGGCTGTTCGTCGCCATCGGCCACGACCCGCGCACCGACTTGGTCACCGGCCAGCTCGACCTGGACGGCGAGGGCTACCTCAAGGTCGCCTCCCCCTCCACCCGCACCAACATCCCGGGCGTCTTCGGCGCCGGCGACGTCGTCGACCACACCTACCGCCAGGCCATCACAGCCGCCGGCTCCGGCTGTGCCGCCGCCCTGGACGCCGAGCGGTACCTCGCCGCTCTGGCCGACACCGAGCAGACGCCTGAACCGGACAAGATCACGGCCGCGGTCTGA
- a CDS encoding MIP/aquaporin family protein encodes MTPAEATATAESAPAAPVPASVGPAPGATPPRRPLVARAAAELIGTALLVAVVVGSGIQATELSKDVGLQLLANSTATVFGLGILILLLGPVSGAHFNPVVTLAEWWTARRGGAGVTPREVAVYLPAQVVGAIAGAILADAMFGEPLVKWSTHDRSAGHLLLGEVVATAGLILLIFGLARSNQLRFAPVAVASYIGAAYWFTSSTSFANPAVTIGRAFTDTFAGIAPGSVAGFVGMQVIGGVVGLALVALIFMPGRSAE; translated from the coding sequence ATGACCCCCGCCGAAGCCACCGCGACCGCGGAGTCCGCCCCAGCCGCTCCCGTACCCGCCTCCGTCGGGCCCGCCCCGGGCGCCACCCCGCCGCGCAGGCCCCTGGTCGCCCGGGCCGCTGCCGAACTCATAGGCACGGCGCTGCTGGTGGCGGTCGTGGTCGGCTCCGGCATCCAGGCCACGGAACTGAGCAAGGACGTCGGCCTGCAGCTGCTGGCCAACTCCACGGCCACAGTCTTCGGCCTCGGTATCCTGATCCTGCTGCTCGGCCCGGTCTCCGGCGCCCACTTCAACCCGGTCGTCACGCTGGCCGAGTGGTGGACGGCCAGGCGCGGCGGTGCCGGCGTCACCCCGCGTGAGGTTGCTGTCTATCTGCCCGCGCAGGTCGTGGGAGCGATCGCGGGCGCGATCCTGGCGGACGCGATGTTCGGCGAGCCGCTGGTGAAGTGGTCCACGCATGACCGGTCGGCGGGTCACCTGCTGCTCGGTGAGGTCGTCGCGACGGCCGGTCTGATCCTGCTGATCTTCGGCCTGGCCCGCTCGAACCAACTGCGCTTCGCGCCCGTCGCGGTCGCCTCCTACATCGGCGCCGCCTACTGGTTCACCTCCTCCACGTCCTTCGCCAACCCGGCGGTGACCATCGGCCGCGCCTTCACCGACACCTTCGCGGGCATCGCGCCCGGCTCGGTCGCCGGGTTCGTCGGTATGCAAGTCATCGGCGGCGTGGTCGGCTTGGCCCTGGTGGCCCTCATCTTCATGCCCGGACGATCGGCCGAGTGA
- a CDS encoding NAD(P)/FAD-dependent oxidoreductase, with product MEQVDVAVIGGGQSGLAAAHALRRQGREPVALEASDRPTGSWPRYYDSLTLFSPAGYSSLPGMPFGGDPDRHPHRDEVVTCLLRYADRLDADIRARTRVGEVRAAVDGTFALDLEGAGELSARGVVAASGTFGRPYCPALPGLEGFAGAVLHAAEYRTPGPFAGQRTVVAGAGNSAAQIAAEPAAHAQVTLATRHPVHFAAQRTLGRDLHWWLKRTGADTLPLGRFLRTPPTQPVIDDGRYRAAITSGAPDRRPMFTGIDGAKVTWAGGHSEEVDTILLATGYRPDLAYLGPLGALDEHGHPIHREDVSLTHPGLAYVGLEWQRGLPSNSLRGVGRDTERIARHLAAHLTRS from the coding sequence ATGGAACAGGTGGACGTAGCGGTGATCGGGGGCGGTCAGTCGGGACTGGCCGCAGCGCACGCCCTGCGCCGACAGGGGCGGGAGCCGGTGGCCCTGGAGGCGTCCGACCGGCCGACCGGATCGTGGCCGCGCTACTACGACAGCCTCACCCTCTTCTCTCCCGCCGGATACAGCTCGCTGCCCGGGATGCCCTTCGGCGGGGACCCGGATCGCCATCCACACCGGGACGAGGTCGTCACCTGTCTGCTGCGCTACGCCGACCGGCTGGATGCCGACATCCGTGCGAGGACGCGCGTCGGGGAGGTCCGGGCAGCCGTCGACGGCACCTTCGCCCTGGACCTGGAGGGCGCAGGCGAGTTGTCCGCACGGGGCGTGGTCGCGGCCTCCGGAACCTTCGGCCGCCCTTACTGTCCGGCGCTGCCCGGGCTGGAGGGCTTCGCCGGCGCGGTGCTGCACGCGGCCGAGTACCGCACGCCGGGTCCGTTCGCAGGGCAGCGCACAGTGGTGGCCGGCGCCGGGAACTCCGCCGCGCAGATCGCCGCCGAGCCGGCCGCGCACGCCCAGGTCACCCTCGCCACGCGGCACCCGGTGCACTTCGCGGCACAGCGCACCCTGGGCCGGGATCTGCACTGGTGGCTGAAGCGGACCGGGGCGGACACCCTGCCCCTCGGCCGGTTCCTGCGCACGCCCCCGACCCAGCCGGTCATCGATGACGGCCGCTACCGGGCCGCCATCACGTCCGGTGCTCCGGACCGGCGCCCCATGTTCACGGGGATCGACGGCGCCAAGGTCACCTGGGCCGGCGGCCACAGCGAGGAGGTCGACACGATCCTGCTGGCCACCGGCTACCGGCCCGACCTCGCCTACCTGGGCCCGCTCGGCGCGCTCGACGAGCACGGCCACCCGATCCACCGCGAGGACGTCTCGCTCACCCATCCCGGACTCGCCTACGTGGGGCTGGAGTGGCAGCGCGGCCTGCCCTCGAACTCCCTTCGCGGGGTCGGCCGGGATACGGAACGGATCGCGCGGCACCTCGCCGCCCACCTCACCCGAAGCTGA
- a CDS encoding chloride channel protein — MALLRSRAYLVLLAMAAVIGVPVSVAAFGFLALVGEVQPLIYRDLPETLGFDGTPLWWPLPLLAVGGLLVGLTVRYLPGHGGHEPTAGFQPAGPPPPVELPGIFLAALATLCFAAVLGPEAPLLALGSGLAAGAVRLVRHDPPEQMSAVLGAAGSFAAVSSLLGSPLLGAFLLMEASGLGGVMMTTVLVPGLLAAGVGALVFVGLGSWSGLGTYSLALNGVPEATRPTAAELGWALVIGLSAALVGAGIRWLAVRLRTRVERRRVVASVVIGLVVAGLAIGYAESTGKQATDVLYSGQTALGPFLADSAAYSVGALALLVLCKGLAYCASLSAFRGGPIFPAMFVGAAGGILCSHLPGLSLVAGFAMGIGAMSAAMLRLPLVSVLLATLLIGSQGITVMPLVIVAVVVSYVTTARLTPMSDPATASSTPAPGREQA, encoded by the coding sequence ATGGCGCTTCTGCGGAGCCGTGCTTACCTGGTGCTTCTGGCGATGGCCGCCGTGATCGGCGTACCCGTGTCCGTGGCGGCGTTCGGATTTCTCGCACTGGTCGGTGAGGTCCAGCCGTTGATCTACCGGGATCTGCCGGAGACGCTCGGGTTCGACGGCACGCCGCTGTGGTGGCCGTTGCCGCTGCTCGCCGTCGGCGGACTGCTGGTGGGGCTGACGGTCCGATACCTGCCGGGGCACGGCGGGCATGAACCGACCGCCGGCTTTCAGCCCGCCGGCCCGCCCCCGCCCGTCGAGTTGCCCGGCATCTTCCTCGCCGCCCTGGCGACGCTCTGCTTCGCCGCCGTCCTCGGGCCCGAGGCCCCCCTCCTGGCGCTCGGCAGCGGGCTCGCCGCCGGTGCCGTACGGCTGGTCAGACACGATCCGCCGGAGCAGATGAGCGCGGTGCTGGGTGCGGCGGGGAGTTTCGCGGCCGTCAGCTCGCTGCTGGGGTCGCCTCTGCTCGGGGCGTTCCTCCTGATGGAGGCCTCGGGGCTGGGTGGCGTGATGATGACGACGGTCCTGGTGCCCGGCCTGCTGGCCGCCGGCGTCGGCGCGCTCGTCTTCGTCGGGCTGGGCTCCTGGAGCGGGCTGGGCACCTACTCACTGGCCCTGAACGGCGTACCCGAAGCGACCCGCCCGACAGCGGCGGAGTTGGGCTGGGCCCTGGTCATCGGGTTGTCGGCCGCGCTCGTGGGTGCGGGCATCCGATGGCTCGCCGTCCGGCTCAGGACGCGCGTCGAGCGGCGACGGGTGGTGGCCTCGGTCGTCATCGGCCTGGTCGTGGCGGGGCTGGCGATCGGCTACGCGGAGAGCACCGGCAAACAGGCGACCGACGTGCTGTATTCGGGGCAGACGGCGCTGGGCCCCTTCCTTGCCGACAGCGCCGCGTACTCGGTGGGCGCGCTGGCGCTGCTGGTGCTGTGCAAGGGCCTCGCCTATTGCGCGTCGCTCAGCGCTTTCAGGGGAGGCCCGATCTTCCCCGCGATGTTCGTGGGGGCTGCGGGTGGCATCCTCTGCTCCCATCTGCCGGGGCTGAGCCTGGTCGCGGGGTTCGCGATGGGGATCGGGGCGATGAGCGCCGCGATGCTGCGACTCCCGCTGGTCTCCGTCCTGTTGGCCACGCTGCTGATCGGGTCCCAGGGGATCACGGTCATGCCGCTGGTGATCGTGGCGGTGGTGGTCTCGTACGTCACTACGGCGAGGCTGACGCCCATGTCCGATCCGGCAACGGCATCGTCGACTCCGGCACCGGGGCGGGAACAGGCATGA
- a CDS encoding ArsO family NAD(P)H-dependent flavin-containing monooxygenase has protein sequence MTPNRTQVVVIGGGQAGLAAGYHLRRLGLDFVILDAQATPGGAWQHAWDSLRLFSPAAYSSLPGRLMPPQTGATYPDAQHVVEYLTDYEKRYELPVERPVRVLGVHRDGPLLHVETDSGTWHAGAVISATGTWWRPFLPAVPGRPEFRGRQLHTVEYRSPADFAGQRIIVVGGGNSGAQIAADLAYDSDLTWVTQRPPRFLADDIDGRVLFDVATARRRALDEGRTDVGGVASLGDIVAVPPVRKARDIGLLKASPMFRRLVPGGVEWADGTRVEADAIIWCTGFRPNLSHLAPLQLRGVRGHIATTGTHAVGESRLHLLGYGDWTGPASATLIGVGRPARDAAREIAQLLAAGS, from the coding sequence GTGACCCCCAACAGGACCCAGGTGGTGGTGATCGGCGGAGGCCAGGCCGGACTCGCCGCCGGCTACCACCTGCGCCGTCTCGGCCTCGACTTCGTCATCCTCGACGCCCAGGCCACACCGGGCGGTGCCTGGCAACATGCTTGGGACTCGCTCCGGCTGTTCTCTCCGGCCGCGTACTCCTCGCTGCCCGGCCGCCTCATGCCACCGCAGACTGGCGCGACCTACCCCGACGCGCAGCACGTGGTGGAGTACCTCACCGACTATGAGAAACGCTACGAACTGCCCGTCGAGCGACCCGTCCGCGTCCTCGGTGTCCACCGGGACGGCCCACTCCTGCACGTGGAGACGGATTCCGGTACTTGGCACGCTGGCGCGGTGATCAGCGCGACCGGCACCTGGTGGCGCCCCTTCCTGCCCGCCGTCCCCGGCCGGCCAGAGTTCCGCGGACGCCAACTGCACACCGTCGAGTACCGCAGCCCCGCCGACTTCGCCGGGCAGCGCATCATCGTGGTCGGCGGCGGCAACTCCGGAGCCCAGATCGCAGCCGACCTCGCCTACGACAGCGACCTGACGTGGGTCACCCAGCGCCCGCCCCGCTTCCTCGCCGACGACATCGACGGCCGCGTCCTTTTCGACGTGGCAACCGCTCGTCGTCGAGCCCTGGATGAGGGGCGTACGGACGTCGGCGGTGTTGCCTCCCTCGGTGACATCGTCGCCGTCCCACCCGTACGCAAGGCCCGCGACATCGGGCTGCTCAAGGCGAGCCCGATGTTCCGCCGCCTCGTACCTGGCGGCGTCGAGTGGGCCGACGGCACCCGCGTCGAGGCCGACGCGATCATCTGGTGCACCGGCTTCCGGCCCAATCTCTCCCACCTCGCCCCGCTCCAACTGCGAGGCGTGCGCGGCCACATCGCCACGACGGGCACCCACGCGGTCGGCGAATCGCGTCTGCATCTGCTCGGATACGGCGACTGGACCGGCCCCGCCTCCGCCACGCTGATCGGTGTCGGCCGCCCGGCACGGGACGCGGCTCGCGAGATAGCCCAGCTCCTGGCAGCCGGTAGCTGA
- a CDS encoding NAD(P)-binding domain-containing protein, producing MAASIDSVLTTGQLPVVVIGAGPIGLAAAAHLVERGLEPLVLEAGPSAASAVREWSHVRLFSTWGEVIDPAAEKLLAPTGWVSPDATAYPTGDDWAERYLQPLADALGDKVRYGATVTGVARAGRDRIVDAGRAEQPFTVHVQSADGREERITARAVIDASGTWSVPSPMGADGLPALGEKAAAEHITYRVPDLDDPAIRARYAGRRTAVIGSGASAFTALALLADLAKDEDGTHTVWILRRGIGATTYGGGEADELPARGALGLRAKAAVEAGHATAATGFRTEAVERDGDRLVLIAEDGRRLDPVDEVIVLTGLRPDLTFLSELRLGLDERLQAPTALAPLIDPNVHSCGTVYPHGVIELSHPEQGIYLVGMKSYGRAPTFLAMTGYEQVRSIAAAIAGDHEAAERVELTLPETGVCGGAGLFDEPDAAQGSEGGGCCAAPTTLQIGIGAPATTSGGC from the coding sequence GTGGCTGCGTCCATTGACAGCGTGCTCACCACCGGCCAGCTGCCCGTTGTGGTCATCGGCGCCGGCCCCATCGGTCTGGCCGCCGCCGCCCATCTCGTCGAACGCGGTCTGGAACCCCTGGTCCTGGAGGCCGGCCCGAGCGCGGCCAGCGCCGTCCGCGAGTGGTCCCATGTCCGGCTGTTCTCGACCTGGGGCGAGGTCATCGACCCGGCCGCCGAGAAGCTGCTCGCCCCGACCGGCTGGGTCAGCCCGGACGCCACCGCCTACCCGACCGGTGACGACTGGGCAGAGCGTTACCTCCAGCCCCTCGCAGACGCCCTCGGGGACAAGGTCCGCTACGGCGCCACCGTGACCGGTGTCGCCCGCGCCGGCCGCGACCGCATCGTCGACGCAGGCCGCGCCGAGCAGCCCTTCACTGTGCACGTCCAGTCCGCCGACGGACGCGAGGAACGGATCACCGCTCGCGCTGTCATCGACGCCTCCGGTACCTGGTCCGTCCCCAGCCCCATGGGTGCCGACGGCCTGCCCGCCCTCGGCGAGAAGGCCGCCGCCGAGCACATCACGTACCGAGTGCCGGACCTCGACGACCCCGCCATCCGTGCCCGTTACGCGGGCAGGCGCACTGCCGTCATCGGCTCCGGGGCCTCCGCCTTCACCGCCCTCGCCCTCCTCGCCGATCTCGCGAAGGACGAGGACGGCACGCACACCGTATGGATCCTTCGCCGTGGCATCGGCGCCACCACCTACGGCGGCGGCGAGGCCGACGAACTGCCCGCACGAGGCGCACTGGGCCTGCGCGCCAAGGCCGCCGTCGAGGCCGGCCACGCAACCGCCGCCACCGGCTTCCGCACCGAGGCAGTCGAACGAGACGGCGACCGGCTCGTCCTGATCGCGGAGGACGGCCGCCGCCTGGACCCGGTCGACGAGGTCATCGTCCTCACCGGCCTCCGCCCCGACCTGACGTTCCTCTCCGAACTCCGCCTGGGCCTCGACGAACGTCTCCAGGCCCCCACCGCCCTTGCCCCTCTTATCGACCCGAACGTCCACTCCTGCGGCACCGTCTACCCGCACGGCGTGATCGAGCTCTCCCACCCCGAACAGGGCATCTACCTGGTCGGCATGAAGTCCTACGGCCGTGCGCCCACGTTCCTCGCCATGACCGGCTACGAGCAGGTCCGCTCCATCGCCGCCGCGATCGCCGGCGACCACGAAGCCGCCGAGCGGGTCGAACTCACGCTCCCCGAGACCGGTGTCTGCGGCGGCGCGGGTCTGTTCGACGAGCCCGACGCGGCACAGGGCAGCGAGGGCGGCGGATGTTGCGCCGCCCCCACCACGCTCCAGATCGGCATCGGCGCCCCGGCCACCACCTCCGGCGGCTGCTGA
- a CDS encoding DUF4232 domain-containing protein has protein sequence MRITTRLTTRFAARAAASSMVVAAALAVIGFQGAGQTASAATQKKAPSIVTCTAANTKVTVSTPTRPINHLLLKATNTGSKPCYVYSAPFLRAGADAQAPVAWAEETTPQSVLMLEPGKSAYAGITTYSPDGEGGSSIKTLGVIFADRKGDATGAEKTLKLSKGGVFFNSAATVTYWQGNAADALAW, from the coding sequence ATGCGTATCACCACTCGTCTCACCACTCGTTTCGCCGCCCGAGCAGCCGCCTCCTCCATGGTCGTCGCGGCCGCCCTCGCGGTGATCGGTTTCCAGGGTGCCGGGCAGACCGCCTCCGCCGCCACGCAGAAGAAGGCGCCCTCGATCGTCACGTGCACCGCGGCGAACACCAAGGTGACCGTCTCCACGCCGACCCGACCGATCAACCACCTGCTGCTCAAGGCCACCAACACCGGCTCGAAGCCCTGCTACGTCTACAGCGCCCCGTTCCTCAGGGCCGGCGCGGACGCCCAGGCCCCGGTGGCGTGGGCCGAGGAGACGACGCCGCAGTCCGTGCTGATGCTCGAGCCCGGCAAGTCCGCGTACGCCGGCATCACGACGTACTCCCCTGACGGTGAGGGCGGCAGCAGCATCAAGACCCTGGGCGTGATCTTCGCCGACAGGAAGGGCGACGCGACGGGCGCGGAGAAGACCCTGAAGCTGTCCAAGGGCGGTGTCTTCTTCAACAGCGCCGCCACCGTCACCTACTGGCAGGGCAACGCGGCGGACGCCCTCGCCTGGTAG
- a CDS encoding metalloregulator ArsR/SmtB family transcription factor, protein MSNTKVLPLLDPAPGEAVAPCCPPLTERPFTAEEAETAARMFKALGDPVRLRLFSAVASHEGGEACVCDISDVGVSQPTVSHHLKKLKEAGLLTSERRGTWVYYRVEPSVLAAMGRLLTKAASAA, encoded by the coding sequence ATGTCGAATACGAAGGTGCTGCCGCTGCTGGACCCCGCTCCCGGTGAGGCCGTGGCGCCGTGCTGCCCGCCGCTCACCGAGCGCCCGTTCACCGCGGAGGAGGCCGAGACGGCCGCGCGGATGTTCAAGGCCCTCGGCGATCCCGTACGCCTGCGGCTGTTCTCCGCCGTCGCCTCCCACGAGGGCGGTGAGGCGTGCGTGTGCGACATCTCCGACGTGGGCGTCTCCCAGCCGACCGTCTCCCACCACCTGAAGAAGCTCAAGGAGGCCGGCCTGCTCACCTCCGAGCGACGCGGCACCTGGGTGTACTACCGGGTCGAGCCGTCGGTTCTCGCCGCGATGGGCCGGCTGCTGACCAAGGCCGCGTCGGCGGCCTGA